In Oscillatoria acuminata PCC 6304, a single window of DNA contains:
- a CDS encoding glycoside hydrolase family 108 protein: protein MAASLLHPCDRSTTTVMTHSINPFATALQFTLKWEGGAGHPQDLAGAVNRGISQGTYDTYRRNQGLSVQSVHLLTDSELEEIYFHSYWKLSKADLMCLPLSIVHFDTAVNFHVSGSIEFLQEAIGGLSIDGKFGQNTQRALEKYNNLETAKRYCHSRIAYRHQRVKANPSQEIFLEGWLRRDRDLLTYIEQWAQDATETPPEKSPILSSVPPLPEKMLGEEPANPTTSEEKSEEVFKKLQQAIALLQDVVDTLKTSR from the coding sequence ATGGCAGCGTCTCTACTTCACCCTTGCGATCGGAGTACCACAACCGTCATGACTCATTCCATCAACCCCTTTGCCACTGCGCTACAGTTTACCCTCAAATGGGAAGGCGGGGCCGGACACCCGCAGGACCTCGCTGGTGCCGTCAATCGCGGGATTAGCCAAGGTACCTATGATACCTATCGTCGCAACCAAGGCTTATCGGTTCAATCGGTCCACTTGCTAACCGACTCAGAACTGGAAGAGATTTATTTTCACAGTTACTGGAAACTGTCCAAAGCGGATTTGATGTGTTTGCCCTTGAGTATTGTCCACTTCGATACAGCGGTCAATTTTCATGTCTCTGGCAGCATTGAATTTTTACAAGAAGCGATCGGGGGGTTAAGCATTGATGGCAAATTTGGCCAGAATACCCAACGCGCTTTGGAGAAATACAACAATCTGGAAACCGCTAAACGGTATTGCCATAGTCGGATTGCCTATCGTCATCAGCGGGTTAAAGCTAATCCCAGTCAGGAGATATTTTTAGAGGGATGGTTACGCCGCGATCGCGATTTACTCACCTATATTGAGCAATGGGCTCAAGACGCCACCGAGACCCCACCAGAGAAATCTCCTATCCTCTCCTCGGTCCCCCCATTGCCGGAGAAAATGCTAGGGGAGGAACCCGCGAACCCCACAACATCAGAGGAAAAATCAGAAGAAGTCTTCAAAAAACTCCAGCAGGCGATCGCCTTGCTGCAAGATGTCGTCGATACCCTCAAAACCAGCCGATAG